One part of the Sorangiineae bacterium MSr11954 genome encodes these proteins:
- a CDS encoding MFS transporter, whose translation MTTASPPRSILQSWLAVASVAVGTFAMVTTEFLPVGLLTDIASNLGISDGTAGLMVTTPGLVGAIGSPILIVAAGRLDRRTALWALTIMLIASNAIAALAPNFPVLLLGRMLLGLCVGGFWTLASALGRRLVPEESGGRATAVISAGVSVGTVCGVPAANFIGNLAGWRVAFAATAVLAGLVLIAQLLLLPKLPTKQAIGARELFALWRVPAARVGLLSVSLVAAGQFAAYTYLKPFLEQVTKMGTDAITGVLLAYGLAGFIGTFLAEWGAARNLKATYVATALLLSIVMLLAPVLGAGKASATVLAMVWGLAFGSIPVSVQIWMYQSAPEQFEGGSAWLVSTFQISIALGSFGGGVAVDRVGVWGAMVMGGILSLGAAFIIAALGRARSAAPLDAAPAVTPELVE comes from the coding sequence ATGACGACCGCCTCGCCTCCCCGCTCGATCCTGCAGTCCTGGCTCGCCGTTGCATCCGTAGCCGTCGGGACCTTTGCCATGGTCACCACGGAGTTTCTTCCCGTCGGCTTGCTGACGGACATCGCCTCGAACCTCGGCATCTCCGATGGCACCGCGGGGCTCATGGTGACCACCCCAGGGCTCGTCGGGGCCATCGGCTCGCCCATTCTCATCGTCGCCGCGGGCCGATTGGATCGGCGCACCGCGCTCTGGGCGCTCACCATCATGCTCATCGCGTCGAACGCCATCGCAGCGCTGGCGCCCAACTTTCCCGTTCTCTTGCTCGGTCGCATGTTGCTCGGCCTCTGCGTCGGCGGCTTCTGGACCTTGGCGAGCGCGCTCGGGCGAAGGTTGGTCCCGGAGGAGTCGGGCGGCCGCGCCACCGCGGTGATCTCGGCGGGCGTCTCGGTGGGCACCGTATGCGGTGTGCCCGCCGCCAACTTCATCGGCAACCTCGCCGGCTGGAGGGTCGCGTTCGCGGCCACCGCGGTGCTGGCCGGGTTGGTCCTGATCGCGCAACTCTTGCTCCTGCCGAAGCTCCCCACCAAGCAGGCGATCGGCGCGCGCGAGCTCTTTGCTCTCTGGCGCGTGCCTGCGGCGCGCGTGGGCCTCTTGTCCGTGTCCCTGGTGGCGGCCGGACAATTTGCAGCTTACACGTATCTCAAGCCGTTCCTGGAGCAGGTGACCAAGATGGGCACCGACGCCATCACCGGCGTCTTGCTCGCCTATGGCCTCGCCGGTTTCATCGGCACCTTCCTGGCCGAGTGGGGGGCGGCGCGCAACCTGAAGGCGACCTACGTCGCCACCGCGCTCTTGCTGAGCATCGTGATGCTCCTCGCGCCCGTCCTCGGCGCCGGCAAAGCGTCGGCCACCGTCCTCGCGATGGTCTGGGGGCTGGCCTTTGGATCGATCCCGGTTAGCGTCCAGATCTGGATGTACCAATCCGCGCCGGAGCAGTTCGAGGGCGGCTCCGCCTGGCTCGTCTCCACCTTTCAAATCTCCATCGCGCTCGGCTCCTTCGGCGGCGGCGTGGCCGTCGATCGGGTCGGCGTCTGGGGGGCGATGGTGATGGGCGGAATCTTGTCCCTGGGCGCCGCCTTCATCATCGCCGCCCTCGGCCGCGCGCGCAGCGCCGCCCCCCTCGACGCCGCGCCTGCGGTGACCCCGGAGCTCGTCGAATAG
- the xylA gene encoding xylose isomerase: MSDNRYEPRKEDKFSFGIWTVGWQGVDVFGPATRPPMPADRAVYKLAELGAYGVNFHDNDVFPFDAKAADRDKLVGAFRKALTDTGLVVTTATTNLFSHPIFKDGTFTANDRDVRRFALRKVMDNLDLAAELRASVYVCWGGREGAETGAAKDVRTALDRYKEAFDILSDYVLQRGYDLRFAIEPKPNEPRGDIFLPTIGHALAFIEELEHPELVGLNPEIGHEEMAGLNYVHGLAQALWQKKLFHIDLNGQNGPRFDQDLRFGAGNARGAFWVVDLLDTSDYAGPIHFDFKPPRTEDDQGVWVSAAANMRNWLILREKVRAFRADPEAREALKAARVDQLAIPTLGEDETWHAIRNFSPDIDALAKRGTAFERLDQLALEHLYGIR, translated from the coding sequence ATGAGCGACAATCGCTACGAACCGCGCAAGGAGGACAAATTCTCCTTTGGCATTTGGACGGTGGGCTGGCAAGGCGTCGACGTGTTCGGCCCCGCCACCCGGCCGCCGATGCCAGCCGATCGCGCCGTCTACAAGCTGGCGGAGCTCGGCGCGTACGGGGTCAATTTCCACGACAACGACGTCTTCCCATTCGACGCCAAGGCCGCCGATCGGGACAAGCTGGTGGGCGCCTTCCGCAAGGCCCTGACCGACACGGGGCTGGTCGTCACCACCGCCACCACCAATTTGTTCTCGCACCCCATCTTCAAAGACGGCACGTTCACCGCCAACGACCGCGACGTCCGTCGCTTCGCGCTCCGCAAGGTCATGGATAACTTGGACCTCGCGGCCGAGCTCCGCGCCTCCGTGTACGTTTGCTGGGGCGGACGGGAAGGGGCCGAGACGGGGGCCGCCAAAGACGTGCGCACGGCGCTCGATCGCTACAAAGAAGCGTTCGACATTTTATCCGATTACGTCCTGCAACGCGGTTACGATTTGCGATTTGCCATCGAGCCCAAACCCAACGAGCCGCGCGGCGACATCTTTTTACCGACCATCGGCCACGCGCTGGCGTTCATCGAGGAGCTGGAGCACCCGGAGCTGGTCGGCCTCAACCCCGAGATTGGCCACGAAGAAATGGCGGGCCTCAATTACGTGCACGGTCTGGCGCAAGCGCTGTGGCAAAAGAAGCTGTTCCACATCGATCTCAACGGCCAAAACGGCCCGCGCTTCGATCAAGATCTGCGCTTCGGCGCCGGCAACGCGCGCGGCGCGTTCTGGGTCGTCGACCTCCTGGACACGAGCGACTATGCGGGGCCGATTCACTTCGACTTCAAGCCACCGCGCACCGAAGACGACCAAGGCGTATGGGTCTCGGCCGCCGCCAACATGCGCAACTGGCTCATTCTGCGCGAGAAGGTCCGCGCCTTCCGCGCCGATCCCGAGGCGCGCGAAGCTCTGAAGGCCGCCCGCGTCGACCAGCTCGCCATCCCCACGCTCGGCGAAGATGAAACGTGGCACGCGATCCGGAACTTCTCACCCGACATCGACGCCCTCGCCAAGCGCGGCACCGCGTTCGAGCGGCTCGATCAGCTCGCCCTCGAGCACCTTTACGGCATTCGCTGA